The Humidesulfovibrio mexicanus region GGCGCTCCAGCCGGGCCGAGAGCCTTCCCTCGTCCGCCAGCAGCACCCGCACGAAGCCGCCGTCCCCGGCGAGGCCGGGATTCAGCACATGGCAGCGGCCCAGGCGCTCCTCGCCCTGGCCTTCGTGGATGTGCCCGCAGACGCAGATCTCGGGCTGGGCGGATTCCAGGAAGGCGCGCACGGCCCGGCTGCCGACGCTTACGCCGTTTGGCAGGCGGTCCAGCCCGGTGCCGTGGGGCGCGTTGTGGACCACGGCCAGCACCCGGCCCCCAGGCCCGGCCAGGGCCAGGGCCGCGGCGTGGGCCTGGTCCAGCCAGGCGGCCAGATCCGCCTCGGACGCCTCGCTGGGCGTGTCGAATGGGGTGGGCGTGGACCAGCCGACGCCCATGAGGGCCAGGCCGGGGGCCAGAAGCCGCGCCGCACGGTGGATGTTCGCGCCCTCGGCCTCAAGGAAGCCGGTGACGCCGGGCTCGTCCATGTTGCCTATCTGGGCCAGCACGGCGGGGTTGGCGCGCCGTGCGGCGGCGAGCACCAGTCCGGCCTCGCGCGGGCCGCCCCGGTTGGTCAAATCGCCGGAGATGATGAGCCCGTCGGCCCCGGCCACGCCTGGAATGCCAGCGAACACTCCCGCATCCTCATGCACGTCGCCCAGCACGATCCACTCCATGTTGCGCCTCTTCTGGTTCTCATACGGTGTGGGCATCCACCCGCAGAAATTGGGGAAATCGCTATGTTCCGACTGGGGGACGGGGAATTTTCCCCTTCCATTCGGGGCGGTCATAGCATACACAAAATCACGGCGCAAAGGGTGCGGGGGCGCCCGGAAATCAAGCGTTTTGGGGGGGAGAAGATGACCGATGCGAGCCAGGAGAAGGACCGGCTGCGGAAGAGTCTGGTGGAGCGGCGCATGGCGCTGACGTCTGAAGAGGTGGCCCGCGCCAGCCAGGCCGTGGCCGAGCGCATCCGTGCGCTGCCGGAGTGGAAGAACGCCTGGTCGGTGCTTTTGTACTGGCCCATCAAGAACGAGGTGGACACGCGGCCGCTTCTGGAAGAGCTGTGGGCGCGCGGCGCCAACGCGCTTTTGCCCCGCTGTCGGCCGGAGCAGCCCGGATTCATGGACCTGTGCGCCTGCTCCTGCGAGGAGGATCTGACGGAAGGGTCGTTCAACATCATGGAGCCCGCGGCCTGCTGCGCCACCAGCGAGGACTCCGGCGAGCCTTTTGTGCCCGATCTGGTGCTGGTGCCCGCCGTGGCCTTCGACGCCCACGGCTACCGCTTGGGCTTCGGCGGCGGCTATTACGACCGCCTGCTGGCACGGCCCGAGATGGACGAGGCCGTGACCATCGGCCTGTGCTACGAGTTCCAGCGCCTGCCCGTGCTGCCCACCAACGCCTGGGACGAGCCGGTGCAGGCCGTATGCACCGAGCGCGAGCTCAAGTGGT contains the following coding sequences:
- a CDS encoding metallophosphoesterase, producing the protein MEWIVLGDVHEDAGVFAGIPGVAGADGLIISGDLTNRGGPREAGLVLAAARRANPAVLAQIGNMDEPGVTGFLEAEGANIHRAARLLAPGLALMGVGWSTPTPFDTPSEASEADLAAWLDQAHAAALALAGPGGRVLAVVHNAPHGTGLDRLPNGVSVGSRAVRAFLESAQPEICVCGHIHEGQGEERLGRCHVLNPGLAGDGGFVRVLLADEGRLSARLERR
- a CDS encoding 5-formyltetrahydrofolate cyclo-ligase; the encoded protein is MTDASQEKDRLRKSLVERRMALTSEEVARASQAVAERIRALPEWKNAWSVLLYWPIKNEVDTRPLLEELWARGANALLPRCRPEQPGFMDLCACSCEEDLTEGSFNIMEPAACCATSEDSGEPFVPDLVLVPAVAFDAHGYRLGFGGGYYDRLLARPEMDEAVTIGLCYEFQRLPVLPTNAWDEPVQAVCTERELKWFR